The following proteins come from a genomic window of Astatotilapia calliptera chromosome 11, fAstCal1.2, whole genome shotgun sequence:
- the LOC113031609 gene encoding uncharacterized protein LOC113031609, which produces MGKKQTNVYSSPCSENIAQAKHRDSLLGNMSTDRPKRNVIRKRYDISDGMPWCEERLVRKVLFLSLREYRDKHRAAHTHSHIHKCPHALQKTLTKPNAHKKTQARKNMHTQQQRLTCKQLNTYTQANTRTAQNLHVSKRLHAEHTNKRQTAHLNWVSHSPESKCTRILRNTQTQMKLCKRKVAHTRQRTCTDQKTSSTRTLRSNKTQNTLSLQNSKYPKPAKRTDTAQHTHSLNNMCRSKNTKMPLRAALSARTLRSHTPTSVCGSVVNTAIKRRAAGPNWSWSLQTQQRHPTSSRGDEDDCAKNRPRLHAQRKFAQSPPSSPGPLVLMRSAQNTHSHSLAVVTCLTKRRPKTEDFLSFLCLRGSAALPRNMAFLTSKRDREPGDSQRLPSCHKAPAEEKKIRMLCRKTVHSDSRSLKRRPASPAVLRSTCPLTARAQKRMDSDEREGKQQKKGVEGDRREGAQIHLLRPRQHLLHVKRANKVAMVTKISEQRTSCVASVIPLTPRTGVGNKQGTRPSNTYKSRRHPQSRAQESSNKYHPLHHNHRRANNQHLRHPTLSKYYSIHTTFSILHNSGRNSCQTPCLNKRSVSRRLNENPVVLRLSRRRRGLPPDTSPVLPNRVPLDKNSSNECQTSQDKDARVSQESDIYEIQQKGDNVREDYVNMCKHSGNHDVKAVGKRYGHVGDVKLERGKGNIEKLPVASTAALEASDQRESLTNVSTSYNLMPAGEVVWKHLREKTLQKHQNSTILKPPARANESRAAARTSVTKAAINSVTSDPPANSFSRHSAKGTDNSKKIKKSSLRAGTNIAHESKSATKQSSMSTTKDTCKDGALTISYCSTSKEGLLQAKPTTSAIKTRFSSRILLKH; this is translated from the exons AAAGAAGCAGACGAATGTTTATTCCAGCCCCTGCAGTGAAAACATAGcacaggcaaaacacagagactCTCTGCTGGGCAACATGAGTACAGACAGACCCAAGCGGAACGTCATCAGAAAAAGATAT GACATCAGTGACGGGATGCCGTGGTGTGAAGAACGTCTGGTCCGCAAAgttctcttcctttctctcagggaatacagagacaaacaccGTGctgcacacactcactcacacatacacaagtgTCCACATGCTCTGCAAAAGACACTGACAAAACCTAAtgcacacaagaaaacacaagcaagaaaaaacatgcacacacaacagCAAAGACTCACATGCAAACAGCTAAATACATACACACAGGCGAACACACGTACTGCACAAAACCTGCACGTTTCAAAGCGCCTGCACgctgaacacacaaacaaacggCAGACAGCTCACTTGAATTGGGTCTCGCACTCTCCAGAAAGTAAATGTACTCGGATACTACggaacacacaaactcagatGAAATTGTGTAAAAGGAAAGTTGCACACACTCGGCAGCGTACTTGCACGGACCAGAAGACGTCTTCTACCAGGACACTACgctcaaataaaacacaaaacacgcTGTCGCTGCAGAACTCAAAATACCCCAAACCTGCAAAACGCACAGACACTgctcaacacacacactcactgaaCAACATGTGCAgatctaaaaacacaaagatgccACTGAGAGCTGCTCTCTCAGCCAGGACTCTGAGGTCGCACACCCCAACAAGTGTCTGTG GCTCTGTAGTTAACACTGCGATCAAGCGTCGGGCAGCTGGTCCAAACTGGAGCTGGTCCTTACAGACGCAACAACGCCATCCTACCAGCAGTCGTGGTGATGAAGATGATTGTGCCAAAAACAG ACCTCGGCTGCACGCACAGAGAAAGTTTGCTCAGTCCCCACCCAGCTCTCCAGGACCATTGGTGCTGATGAGGTCTGCACAGAATACCCACTCCCACAGCCTGGCTGTAGTCACCTGTCTGACCAAACGTCGCCCTAAGACTGAggactttttgtcttttctctgtttAAGAG GTTCAGCAGCATTACCGCGCAACATGGCATTCTTAACAAGTAAGCGAGACAGGGAGCCAGGTGACAGTCAGCGTTTGCCTTCCTGTCACAAGGCTCCAGCTGAGGAGAAGAAAATCAGGATGTTATGTAGAAAAACAG TGCACAGTGACTCCAGGTCACTGAAGAGGAGGCCTGCCAGCCCTGCTGTGCTCAGATCCACCTGCCCTTTAACAGCTCGAGCACAGAAAAGGATGGACAGCGATGAAAGAGAAGGGAAGCAACAGAAGAAGGGAGTGGAGGGGGACAGGCGAGAGGGCGCTCAGATACACCTCCTGAGACCTCGCCAGCACTTACTTCATGTCAAGAGGGCTAACAAG gttgccatggttactAAAATCTCTGAGCAAAGAACCTCCTGTGTAGCGTCAGTCATTCCTTTAACGCCGAGAACTGGTGTTGGTAACAAACAAGGCACAAGGCCAAGCAATACATACAAATCAAGGCGCCATCCCCAAAGCAGAGCCCAGGAAAGCAGCAACAAGTACCACCCCCTACATCACAACCACCGTCGGGCTAACAATCAGCACCTTCGCCACCCAACGCTTTCTAAATACTATAGCATCCACACAACCTTCAGTATTCTCCACAATTCAGGAAGAAATTCATGCCAAACTCCATGTTTAAATAAACGTTCAGTGTCTAGACGGCTGAATGAGAACCCTGTGGTCCTGAGGTTATCCAGACGGAGGAGAGGCCTTCCACCAGACACCAGCCCTGTCCTTCCGAATCGGGTTCCCTTGGACAAAAACTCATCAAATGAGTGCCAGACATCTCAGGACAAAGATGCTCGTGTCTCACAGGAGAGTGATATTTACGAGATTCAGCAGAAAGGGGACAATGTTAGAGAGGATTATGTGAACATGTGTAAACACTCTGGTAACCACGATGTGAAAGCTGTAGGAAAAAGATACGGGCATGTTGGAGATGTGAAACTTGAGAGGGGAAAGGGAAATATAGAAAAGCTGCCTGTGGCAAGCACAGCTGCTCTGGAGGCCTCTGATCAAAGGGAAAGCCTCACTAATGTCAGCACTAGCTATAACCTCATGCCTGCTGGTGAGGTTGTATGGAAACACCTGAGAGAGAAAACACTCCAAAAACATCAGAACTCTACAATCTTAAAGCCACCTGCCAGGGCTAATGAGTCCAGGGCTGCTGCTAGGACTAGTGTAACTAAAGCTGCTATTAACTCAGTGACATCTGACCCACCAGCCAATTCTTTTTCCAGGCACAGTGCCAAGGGTACTGATAACAGCAAGAAAATTAAGAAGAGTAGTTTACGAGCCGGCACCAACATAGCCCATGAATCCAAAAGTGCTACAAAACAGTCTTCAATGAGCACCACGAAGGACACATGCAAGGATGGTGCACTTACCATCAGTTACTGTAGCACTTCCAAAGAGGGGCTTCTCCAGGCCAAGCCTACTACCTCAGCCATCAAGACCAGGTTCAGCTCTAGAATCCTTCTAAAGCACTGA